The following coding sequences are from one Rhipicephalus microplus isolate Deutch F79 chromosome 3, USDA_Rmic, whole genome shotgun sequence window:
- the LOC142804302 gene encoding uncharacterized protein LOC142804302 yields MSVFLILVFALADGKRVTLRFMAGNRENDPPPAQPPTPSPACDGDVDSDGALAAFPAAAASAEDVEELWSARKTRFFIAKYSEMKDLVGKTRALRTRRLLWKKLAEAINTEFLCNVTATQVENKWKSLDRAYKKSKKDNNSSGHHRVNCEYEEELAEVLEKEHSVNPRLLLEPGKTILPSASPDTSITEAPQDAAVPVECNTASKVRSSTTPKRKRQSRSQVTPLLEALEKMQASRAKQEEAAVKQLEERKKWEEAKAKRHDERMQRFDRLIDVLSNKDGL; encoded by the exons atgtcggtatttttaatcttggttttcgcccttgcagacggcaagcgcgttacgttgcggttcatggcagggaatcgtgaaaatgacccccctccggcacaaccgccgacgccttctcctgcctgcgacggcgacgttgacagcgatggggctttagccgcatttccagcagcagccgcgtcggctgaagatgtggaagagctttggagcgcccgaaaaacaaggttcttcatcgccaaatactcggaaatgaaggacttggtgggaaaaaccagggcacttcg cacaagaaggcttctgtggaagaagttggctgaggccatcaatacggagttcttgtgcaacgtgactgccacacaagtggaaaacaaatggaagtcgctggacagagcatataaaaagtcaaaaaaagacaacaattcttcaggtcaccaccgtgtgaactgtgaatatgaaga agagctggcagaagtcttggaaaaagaacatagtgtaaatccaaggctgctcttggagcctggaaaaacaatcctgcctagtgcaagtccaga caccagcatcactgaagcacctcaagatgcagcagtcccagtcgagtgcaacacagcatccaaagttcggagcagcacaacgccaaaaaggaagcgccagagtaggtcccaagtcacgccgctcttggaggcattagaaaaaatgcaagcttcgagagctaagcaagaggaggcagcagtgaaacaactggaggaaagaaaaaaatgggaagaggcaaaggcaaagcggcatgatgagcgcatgcagcgattcgatcggttgatcgacgtactctcaaataaggacgggttataa
- the LOC142804301 gene encoding uncharacterized protein LOC142804301, protein MAGVPPRPEQTTLQIVVQGVQKEVKALHNPDGSFMTDANGYVYEASDGKRVTLRFMAGNRENDPPPAQPPTPSPACDGDVDSDGALAAFPAAAASAEDVEELWSARKTRFFIAKYSEMKDLVGKTRALRTRRLLWKKLAEAINTEFLCNVTATQVENKWKSLDRAYKKSKKDNNSSGHHRVNCEYEEELAEVLEKEHSVNPRLLLEPGKTILPSASPDTSITEAPQDAAVPVECNTASKVRSSTTPKRKRQSRSQVTPLLEALEKMQASRAKQEEAAVKQLEERKKWEEAKAKRHDERMQRFDRLIDVLSNKDGL, encoded by the exons atggcgggcgtccccccaaggccagagcagacgacgttgcaaatagttgttcagggcgttcaaaaggaagttaaggcacttcacaatcccgacgggtcatttatgacggacgccaacggttacgtctatgaggcatcag acggcaagcgcgttacgttgcggttcatggcagggaatcgtgaaaatgacccccctccggcacaaccgccgacgccttctcctgcctgcgacggcgacgttgacagcgatggggctttagccgcatttccagcagcagccgcgtcggctgaagatgtggaagagctttggagcgcccgaaaaacaaggttcttcatcgccaaatactcggaaatgaaggacttggtgggaaaaaccagggcacttcg cacaagaaggcttctgtggaagaagttggctgaggccatcaatacggagttcttgtgcaacgtgactgccacacaagtggaaaacaaatggaagtcgctggacagagcatataaaaagtcaaaaaaagacaacaattcttcaggtcaccaccgtgtgaactgtgaatatgaaga agagctggcagaagtcttggaaaaagaacatagtgtaaatccaaggctgctcttggagcctggaaaaacaatcctgcctagtgcaagtccaga caccagcatcactgaagcacctcaagatgcagcagtcccagtcgagtgcaacacagcatccaaagttcggagcagcacaacgccaaaaaggaagcgccagagtaggtcccaagtcacgccgctcttggaggcattagaaaaaatgcaagcttcgagagctaagcaagaggaggcagcagtgaaacaactggaggaaagaaaaaaatgggaagaggcaaaggcaaagcggcatgatgagcgcatgcagcgattcgatcggttgatcgacgtactctcaaataaggacgggttataa